A region of Pseudomonas cavernicola DNA encodes the following proteins:
- a CDS encoding PLP-dependent aminotransferase family protein: protein MPPNAPRPPLPLDPSGIHLDRRQGLSRQLYQALRERILGGQLSSRVRLPASRDLAAALGVSRNTVVRAYDQLYAEGYLEGRIGDGTYVAELASSAAPPSPSAPAASALHTSLLRRLQNNRLPAPRAGAPRAFRVGIAAFDLFPFDIWARLQSNFWRHPPLERLGYAEAAGDPQLRELIAAYLRNSRGLICDPAQVIITSGAQQAISLCAQVLLEVGDGVAVENPGYRAAGHAFALAGAWLHGVAVDQDGLDTTQLAALKDCRLAYVTPSHQYPTGVTLSLPRRLELLEWAEREQAWIVEDDYDGEYRYRGTPLSPLAALDRQGRVLYVGTFSKIAFPGLRLGYLVVPPALADAFTQLRALGVRHSEIGTQAVMAEFIAAGHFQRHIRRMRRAARSRRDALLRDWPEQIAGCQPLPVVDAGLHLSVRVASRTRECELIEQAAAVGVELNGLSDYWLADSPGTEDERAGLVLGFAGVDEARIAVALQALRKVWA, encoded by the coding sequence ATGCCTCCGAACGCACCGCGCCCGCCGTTGCCGCTCGATCCCTCGGGCATTCATCTTGACCGCCGCCAAGGCTTGTCCCGTCAGCTGTATCAGGCGTTGCGCGAGCGCATTCTCGGCGGTCAGCTGAGCAGTCGCGTGCGCCTGCCGGCCAGCCGTGATCTGGCGGCGGCGCTAGGCGTATCGCGCAATACCGTGGTGCGCGCCTACGACCAGCTATATGCCGAGGGCTATCTCGAGGGGCGCATTGGCGATGGCACCTATGTGGCGGAGTTAGCCAGCAGCGCCGCGCCGCCCAGCCCATCCGCGCCGGCGGCCAGTGCGCTGCACACGAGTCTGCTCAGGCGCTTGCAGAACAACCGCTTGCCCGCCCCGCGAGCCGGTGCGCCCCGAGCCTTTCGCGTCGGCATCGCGGCGTTCGACCTGTTTCCTTTCGACATCTGGGCACGTTTGCAATCCAACTTCTGGCGTCATCCGCCCCTGGAGCGCCTGGGTTATGCCGAGGCTGCAGGCGACCCGCAGTTGCGCGAGCTGATCGCCGCCTACCTGCGCAATAGTCGCGGTCTGATCTGCGATCCAGCGCAGGTCATCATCACCAGTGGCGCCCAGCAGGCCATCAGCCTGTGTGCCCAGGTATTGCTGGAAGTGGGCGATGGCGTGGCGGTGGAAAACCCTGGTTATCGCGCTGCCGGACATGCCTTTGCGCTTGCCGGCGCGTGGCTGCATGGGGTCGCGGTCGACCAGGACGGTCTGGACACCACGCAACTGGCGGCACTAAAGGATTGCCGGCTGGCTTATGTGACGCCTTCGCATCAGTACCCAACCGGCGTCACCTTGTCCCTGCCACGGCGTTTGGAGTTGCTGGAGTGGGCCGAGCGCGAGCAGGCCTGGATCGTCGAGGACGATTACGACGGCGAATACCGGTATCGCGGTACGCCGCTGTCACCCTTGGCCGCGCTCGATCGGCAGGGCCGTGTGCTGTACGTCGGGACCTTCTCGAAGATCGCTTTTCCTGGCCTGCGCCTGGGGTATCTGGTGGTGCCGCCAGCCTTGGCCGACGCCTTTACGCAGCTGCGCGCGCTAGGCGTACGGCACTCGGAAATCGGCACTCAGGCGGTGATGGCCGAGTTCATCGCTGCTGGGCATTTCCAGCGGCATATCCGTCGGATGCGCCGGGCTGCGCGTTCGCGTCGAGATGCGCTGCTCCGCGACTGGCCGGAACAGATTGCCGGTTGTCAGCCGTTACCGGTGGTGGATGCCGGCCTGCATCTGAGCGTGCGGGTGGCCAGTCGGACGCGCGAGTGCGAGCTGATCGAGCAGGCGGCGGCGGTCGGGGTCGAGCTGAATGGCTTGAGCGATTACTGGCTGGCGGATTCGCCGGGCACGGAAGACGAGCGGGCCGGGCTGGTGCTGGGTTTTGCCGGGGTCGATGAAGCCAGGATTGCCGTGGCCCTGCAGGCGCTGCGTAAGGTCTGGGCATGA
- the aspA gene encoding aspartate ammonia-lyase encodes MSAAASFRVEKDLLGTLEVPAEAYYGIQTLRAVHNFRLSGVTLSHYPKLVIALAMVKQAAADANRELGHLSVAKHAAISEACARLIRGEFHEQFVVDMIQGGAGTSTNMNANEVIANLALEAMGHAKGEYQYLHPNNDVNMAQSTNDAYPTAIRLGLLLGHDTLLASLDSLIQAFAAKGEEFAHVLKMGRTQLQDAVPMTLGQEFRAYATTLGEDLARLKSLAPELLTEVNLGGTAIGTGINADPGYQHLAVERLAIISGQPLVPAADLIEATSDMGAFVLFSGMLKRTAVKLSKICNDLRLLSSGPRTGINEINLPPRQPGSSIMPGKVNPVIPEAVNQVAFEVIGNDLALTMAAEGGQLQLNVMEPLIAYKIFDSIRLLHRAMDMLREHCIVGISANEARCRELVESSIGLITALNPYIGYENATRIARIALESGRGVLELVREEGLLDESMLADILRPENMIAPRLVPLKA; translated from the coding sequence ATGTCTGCTGCTGCATCCTTCCGCGTCGAAAAAGACCTGCTTGGCACCCTCGAAGTTCCGGCTGAAGCCTATTACGGCATTCAGACCTTGCGTGCCGTGCATAACTTCCGTCTATCTGGCGTGACGCTGTCGCATTACCCGAAACTGGTGATCGCCCTGGCGATGGTCAAACAGGCCGCCGCCGACGCCAACCGCGAACTCGGCCACCTCAGCGTGGCCAAGCATGCGGCGATCAGCGAAGCCTGCGCGCGGCTGATCCGTGGTGAATTCCACGAGCAGTTCGTGGTGGACATGATTCAAGGCGGCGCCGGCACCTCGACCAACATGAACGCCAACGAGGTGATCGCCAACCTGGCGCTGGAGGCCATGGGCCACGCCAAGGGTGAGTACCAATACCTGCACCCGAACAACGACGTGAACATGGCGCAGTCGACCAACGACGCCTACCCGACCGCCATCCGCCTCGGCTTGCTGCTCGGCCACGACACCCTGCTGGCCAGCCTCGACAGCCTGATCCAGGCCTTCGCCGCCAAGGGTGAAGAGTTCGCCCATGTGCTGAAGATGGGTCGCACCCAGCTGCAAGACGCCGTGCCGATGACCCTCGGCCAGGAATTCCGCGCCTACGCCACCACCCTCGGCGAAGACCTGGCGCGCCTGAAAAGCCTGGCGCCGGAACTGCTCACCGAAGTGAACCTGGGCGGCACCGCGATCGGCACCGGCATCAACGCTGACCCCGGTTATCAGCATCTGGCAGTCGAGCGCCTGGCGATCATCAGCGGCCAGCCGCTGGTCCCGGCCGCCGACTTGATCGAAGCCACCTCGGACATGGGCGCCTTCGTGCTGTTCTCCGGCATGCTCAAACGCACCGCGGTGAAGCTATCGAAGATCTGCAACGACCTGCGCCTGCTCTCCAGCGGCCCGCGCACCGGCATCAACGAAATCAACCTGCCGCCGCGTCAGCCGGGCAGCTCGATCATGCCGGGCAAGGTCAACCCGGTGATTCCGGAAGCGGTCAATCAGGTGGCCTTCGAAGTGATCGGCAACGACTTGGCCCTGACCATGGCGGCCGAAGGCGGCCAACTGCAACTGAACGTGATGGAGCCGCTGATCGCCTACAAGATCTTCGACTCGATCCGCCTGCTGCACCGAGCCATGGACATGCTGCGCGAGCATTGCATCGTCGGCATCAGCGCCAACGAAGCACGCTGCCGCGAACTGGTGGAAAGCTCGATCGGCCTGATCACCGCGCTGAATCCCTATATCGGCTACGAGAATGCTACCCGTATCGCCCGCATCGCCCTGGAAAGCGGCCGCGGCGTACTGGAGCTGGTACGTGAAGAAGGCCTGCTCGACGAGTCGATGCTGGCCGACATCCTCCGCCCGGAAAACATGATCGCGCCGCGTCTGGTGCCGTTGAAGGCATAA
- a CDS encoding LysR substrate-binding domain-containing protein produces MNLEMKWLEDFSALAATHSFSQAAEKRFVTQPAFSRRIRNLEETLGLTLVNRARTPVELTEAGQLFLVTARSVIEQLGDVVRHLHHLEGQQGEVLQFAAAHSLALGFFPPWIARLRNEGLNIASRLVATNVGEAVHALREGACDLILAFYDPDAALQMDPEIFPSLHLGRTEMLPVCAVGTNGQALFDLESGQSVPLLAYSAGAFLGRSVNLLLRQRGLRSTTVYETAMADSLKSMALQGLGVAWVPRLSITAELARGELVECGGPQWHVPLEIRLYRCALVRKASVRLLWRKLEGGAGSA; encoded by the coding sequence GTGAACCTCGAAATGAAATGGCTGGAGGACTTCAGTGCCCTGGCCGCGACCCACAGCTTTTCCCAGGCGGCCGAGAAGCGTTTTGTCACTCAGCCAGCTTTCAGCCGGCGGATTCGCAACCTGGAAGAAACCTTGGGACTGACCCTGGTCAACCGTGCCCGCACGCCGGTGGAGCTGACCGAGGCCGGGCAACTGTTCCTGGTCACCGCGCGCAGCGTGATCGAGCAGCTCGGTGATGTGGTGCGCCATCTGCATCATCTGGAAGGTCAGCAAGGCGAGGTGTTGCAGTTCGCCGCTGCGCATTCGCTGGCGCTGGGTTTCTTCCCGCCATGGATCGCGCGCTTGCGCAACGAGGGTTTGAATATCGCCAGCCGCTTGGTGGCGACCAACGTAGGCGAGGCGGTACACGCGCTGCGCGAAGGCGCCTGCGATCTGATTCTGGCCTTCTACGACCCAGATGCGGCCTTGCAGATGGACCCGGAAATTTTCCCCTCCCTACACTTGGGGCGCACCGAGATGTTGCCGGTCTGCGCGGTCGGCACGAATGGCCAGGCCTTGTTCGACCTGGAGAGCGGCCAGAGCGTGCCACTGCTGGCTTACAGCGCGGGCGCTTTCCTTGGGCGGTCGGTGAATCTGCTGCTGCGCCAGCGGGGTTTGCGTTCGACGACGGTGTACGAGACGGCGATGGCCGATAGCCTGAAGAGCATGGCGTTGCAGGGTTTGGGAGTGGCCTGGGTGCCGCGTCTGAGCATCACCGCCGAACTGGCTCGCGGTGAACTGGTGGAGTGCGGCGGCCCCCAGTGGCATGTGCCGCTGGAAATTCGCCTGTACCGCTGCGCGCTGGTGCGCAAGGCGT